cctccctcaggtaacctgtgcaggaataatttttgcttcagatgcatcttgctggtgagatctttagtcatgcaaatcccttctAGCTTTAAtcatagagcggcggcagttttctcgctcaaaacttcctgcaaaatattattatgcaaatggagttgaatttgtgacaaagccttacaatcaattcttttctcctcatcaATCCAATCTTGAATCcggttcttcccaaaactatccagtgcttcatcatagtcggactgtgccaacaactcccgcatcttgacttgccatagggtaaaccttgtgtcacgatCCAGCAGCGGAAGATCGTACTTCATGGATACCATGAGTAGATTAAATCTgtgtacacaaagtagtacaagccgGTAGAAAAATTCTTGACTGAATTTAATATGCGGATCAAACGAACTGGAAGAATAGCACCTGAATATTGTACGGAAATAGACGAAAAATCAAACTGTAGCAACCGAAGACCAAAAAAATCTGATGTCTACTCAATTAGTACTAGCACGTAGTAGTGCAAGTACTAGCCTTCACGCCAAAAGTAGCAGCGGCAGCGATTGCCTTCGGGACTTGAAGCTGTACGTGGACGGAAGAGTGGCCGAGCTTCTGGCTGGTAGCGGTGTACGGCGGCTGTAGCAGCGGCAGACCATGCACACGTGACGACCGTATAGTATGCAAGGACTGCGGCAGCTTTGAGGGATTTCCACGCGTTGGAAATCAAGTCGGTCTCGGCGGATTAACAAAGCGATCGGATTAATCGCAATACGGCGGCGGCCGAACAGACCGCAACCCTAATCCCTCTCGATCTCAAATCTCGTATCCGTAAACTTGGCTTACTTGGCTCTGTATACCACTTATTAGATAATCACGAGAAATAAACAAGACAGAAAGACACGGATTTTTacatggaaacccttgcgggagaaagccacagacgcacgaaggcgcaatcactatgatggaggagtattacaagcacgagacgacagaccgtctgaTGTGCGACTACGTGaggtatatatgagggcaatacatgagagtccttgaaggacaagtaaacgagttgtactcgtacgcgtcggtaccaacgcaaaggcccacaccatatgtactacgtctagtccaatacggtactAGAATTTGGATCATAATTTAACATGTTTGACTGAGTCGCAACTGCGTTTTGTATACCACGATGGTATACAAAACTCTTTGGTGACCAACGTGTGGTCGACATTCTCCATGGAAAACTCTTCATGATTTTGATGGTCATTGCCAAATTGCATGCCGTGTTACTGCTGGTTGAATTAATAGTGACGCATCTGGAGAAGGCCACATCATTTTTTGGAAAATGAAAAAATAGCAATGTAGACGTTGCTTGAATATTAGCACGCAGCAGTTGCAGCACGCACACGGCAAGTAAGCATGCACGACCGACCGTATACGTTACCATACCATACTGTATACGGCCATCCCACTTAAACTTGTACTCTGGCAATTTTAAACTAAAACTAGGActtatagcaaaaaagaaaaaaaaaactagaaCTAAGGCAGTGGTAGAAGATGTTCATTTTTAAATTGTAGCAATTGATATGACATTTCATGGTAGACACGCACTGTCTGGGTGGAAATAATGGGTGTAAGTAAAAAAAATTGGTAtcaatttttttttggaaataaTGGGTGACATTTCGTTGTTGCAATTTTTTTCCTGGTAGGCAAGCACTATCCGGTGGAAATAATCACAGGTAGAaaatccttctttttggcaaagaGGTAGAAAATACTTTTCTAGCGAGTCAAGTCGGCAGTCTTGCAGATTTTTCACTTGACATCGACTCTGCCTTTTTATGTGGCCGTAGGCGAGTCATGTTAGCGTTAGCAATGACCATCACATCTTATTGGAATACTGGCCCTGGAATTTCCTAGCTACATTTACTATCTTGATTGACACTACAGACGACTCGTACCCTTTATACAGTCTACAAATTGCGCCAAACCAAACACCGAACCCCCATCACCAGCACCAACACCACACAGACCAGCCTACGCGCAGCTCAACGATGAGCAAGATACTCATCGCCATGTCTTTTGTGCTGATGTTCTCGGCATCTACGCCGCAAGCATCAGCCGCAGTCCTTGGAGCCGCCGGAGGGATCCTGCGGGTCCCTTCTAGTGACTCCTTGGCTCACTGCATCCCAAGGTGCGGGGACGTCGACATCCCCTATCCCTTCGGTATAGGGCCCGGCTGCTTCCGTCAAGGCTTCGATCTCACCTGCAACCACTCCACCTACAATCCCAGGCTCTTTTTAGGCAGCAGCACTATCCAGGTCACTGACATTGACATATACTCCGGCGTAGTATGGACCCCTATAATCTACAACCTTACAACGAGTCTAGGTACAAATACATACGACATCATATGGAAGGCCCCTGCTAAAGGTATTACTCTCACTAGAGATAATACTTTGTACGTAGCTGGTTGTGATTTGGACGTCACCTTGTTCAAGTATGGTACAAGAAACATGGTTGGTTCTTGTATGACTAGATGCGCCGGCAGGAAGGCACCGACTGGAGGGCCTTGTAATGGAAAGGGCTGCTGCCTCATCCGGTTTGCAAGTGACCTGCCAGGCTTTCACGCAAATCTTGTCAGCACTAATACTACTGCAACACAATCAGATTGGTTCCACCCTGGCATCATGGCTTTAGTGTCAAATTATCCAGATTATTACATAGATGATGTTGGAGCCGATCTTTTCTCTAGTTGGACAAATGAGATCCAGGCGGAGCTTAGAGTTGCCATCATGGACCAACCAAGCTGTGTAAGTGCACAACTGAAGAGGGAAAGCTATGCCTGTAGCAACCGTAGCAGTTGTCGGAATTCCTCATTCGGTGGTTACCAATGTGTCTGCCCTTCTTATAACGGAGACAACCCTTACATGTTACATGGATGCATGCAAGGTACTTCCGGCCCTACTTTTCCCCCAAAATGAGTTAAAATTGCCTTTTATTTAGCCTTCATCCTCTTGTTCTTACTTTTTGTGTGTATCTACCATGGAGCAGATTATAACCCCAAGCCCAAAGAAGACTGTCCCGCATCATGTGGTCGCATTACTGTTCCCTTCCCCTTTGGTCTTGAAGAAGGGTGTTATGCAAACGAAAGATTTCGTCTTAATTGTACATCTGGTGATCTCATATTTTCTCTCTCAATTGCACAATATCTTGTGACTGATATATCCGTGGAAGATGGGACTTTGATTGTTAACAACATGGTGAATGGAAGTAATGCTGAAGAGGTAGTAATTATGAAGACTCAGAGTGCTGGACATTCATTGCATTTGGGCCCCCCTGTGGAAGATCTATTTGATTTCTCTATGGAATACAACATTGTTATGAACTGGGCGGTTACCAATTTAACATGTCAAACAGCTATGCAGAAGGATATTTATGCATGCCGCAGTTCCCACAGCTATTGCCTAAATGTCACCCATGGGGAAATATTTATGGGATACCGTTGCAAGTGTTCTTTAGGCTATCAAGGAAATCCGTACATCAAAGATGGCTGCAAAGGTCTGATCCTCCTCATCACCCTTAATTGTGCGCTAATGTTGCTCTCGCACATACAAATATTTAGAAAATCTATTTATCTATCAATTATATATGAAAAGAACAATTACGAGATCACTAGaaattctcaaaaaaagaaacttatctACTCTTCTATCTGGTGGACCATCCCTTTATTAGTAGATCACAACCGTTACGTCCACATAACTGTACTTGAACAGATAGTATCCATTAGATCTACATAATCGTACATTAACAGCTCACATCCGCTAGATCTTTACAGTCGTACCTAAAGAAATCACATCCATTAAATCTTCATAGTTGTAAATAAACATATCATATCAGAACTTTATATAAACATATCATAATCGCATCCATCAACTAAACCGGCCGCATCCGTTATAGATATGAATAACTATGCCTTATCAAATCAAATCCATTAGATCTACATAGTCATACCTAAACGAATCACGTATATTGGATCTTCATAACTGTATCTAAACATATCATAATCAGTTGATCTTCATATGTCAAAAAGTCATAGCTGATAGATCAGCATGATTACATTTATACAGATCTCATGCAATTTATTTAGAATGAACGTGTTAATTATTTGTTGACCCATAAATTAGAAGATGATATATCATCTCCCCTGATTTGGAGGTTGACTTCGGTGGTGAGATACAAATTATGGATGACGACTTGACACAGAGGGATGGTTGTGCAGTGGCAATGATCAATCGTATGTAACTGTCAGGATCATATTAAAGTGGTGGTGGCAACACATAAGTGactataaaatattatttatgaatACATAATTGTACCCCCAGACAGAGTTTTTGTCCTCCCCTGGTCGCGCCACCACTACTTACTCCTCCCCAGACCACGCCACCGCCGAAGGACGCTGTCGGTCGAAGCCTGAGCGGCCGACGGCGACGGCAGGTCGCCTTCCCGCGGCAGCCTCCGGTCTGTAGGGAAGCAGCTCCGGGCGGTGCGTTGGCACACGGCCGGGGTCCCGGGGACCTGCAGCAGTTCTTGGCGTCCTTGTGTGAGACGCAACATCCGTCTCCAGCGGCATGGCAATGAGGCTGTGTCAGGGGCGTGAGGCATGTGCGATGTGATGACCTGATCCGTCTGCTTGTGTGGCCGCTAGGCTGCTGTTAGGAATTGGGCGCTGACCATATATAGGGTGTCTCGGTGGAGTTAGGCCAGGGACTATGGGTGTTGCGACCATGCGTGATGCGGAGCCATGGTTCTTGGCTGCAGGAAAATTCTGCTTTTCGTGATTGAGATCCGGCCATGTCGGCCCCTAGGTCAATGGGCCTGGATAGTACTATCTCCAGCGAGGTGTCAATCGATGGTGATGTGCTGCTCCGTACGTGTTGGTCTGTATACTGACCACTCTAGTTTGGTGCGGCAGCCTCTCTATGGATTGCGATGGCCACCAAAAGATCTTCACGGGGATTTCTCTCTTCAGATCCGGCGGTTGTCTTTGACTCTGAGATGCAATATATGGACAACGACTTGACGCATAGGGTAAGATTATGCAATGGTGGCGACCGGTTCAATAGCCCATCACACGTAGCCGTTTGGATCGCGGAAAAGTGGTGGCGGCCGATAGTGGTGCTTTACAAGTACCAAGTCTTGAACTCCGGGGTTAAAACCTAGGTCTGAGACGAGTTGGTCATACATGCCAATGGTGATTCTTTGTGTTGTTACTTTGTTGAATGCATTGCTCAGATAAGCTCAGACTACTTCCTTAGGGTAGAAAACCTAGAATCTGACCTTTGATGCTTGAATCCAGTTACTTCGGTGTAGAGTGATTATTTCTTTCTGTAGAGGTTGTTGTTGAAGAATCTCATTGTCATTATGGTGTCAAGAGATGGTTGGTATGGATACGGTTCTTGTATTTTTTCAGTTGC
Above is a window of Triticum aestivum cultivar Chinese Spring chromosome 6B, IWGSC CS RefSeq v2.1, whole genome shotgun sequence DNA encoding:
- the LOC123133019 gene encoding wall-associated receptor kinase 3 — translated: MSKILIAMSFVLMFSASTPQASAAVLGAAGGILRVPSSDSLAHCIPRCGDVDIPYPFGIGPGCFRQGFDLTCNHSTYNPRLFLGSSTIQVTDIDIYSGVVWTPIIYNLTTSLGTNTYDIIWKAPAKGITLTRDNTLYVAGCDLDVTLFKYGTRNMVGSCMTRCAGRKAPTGGPCNGKGCCLIRFASDLPGFHANLVSTNTTATQSDWFHPGIMALVSNYPDYYIDDVGADLFSSWTNEIQAELRVAIMDQPSCVSAQLKRESYACSNRSSCRNSSFGGYQCVCPSYNGDNPYMLHGCMQGTSGAQYLVTDISVEDGTLIVNNMVNGSNAEEVVIMKTQSAGHSLHLGPPVEDLFDFSMEYNIVMNWAVTNLTCQTAMQKDIYACRSSHSYCLNVTHGEIFMGYRCKCSLGYQGNPYIKDGCKGIAIGTGCGLGSIIIAACVVRFTNKWKKGIRKRIRRAHFKKNQGLLLEQLISDENATNKTKIFSLEDLQKATNNFDTTRVLGRGGHGTVYKGILSDQRVVAIKKSKIVEQTEIDQFINEVAILSQIIHRNVVKLFGCCLESEVPLLVYEFISNGTLHDLLHIDVGVKCLLSWDDRIRIAVEAAGALAYLHSAAAIPIFHRDVKSSNILLDSSFATKVSEFGASRSLSLDETHVVTIVQGTFGYLDPEYYHTGQLTEKSDVYNFGVILVELLTRKKPIFINDIGAKQNLAHYFVEGLQEGAIMELMDPQVIKEASPEDVDDICSLTEACLRLKGRDRPTMKEVDMRLQFLRTKRQRKCNILPEVSYSTAQMLPSCYSLEQEHSSSLTLPR